The nucleotide sequence CCGCTAATAGGATTGAGATAGAAGTTTTCTTGTCCCAAAGTAGATTTTGCTAGCGGTAGGTTGACCAAAAATTGAGGGTATAGAGGATTTCTATTTTGGTAAGTATAAGTTGAATTATATATCCATAAGCATTCTTTTAATCTAATTTTCGAGTATTTGTTGATCATAGCCAGTATCAATTCGATATCTCCTTGTTTAGTTGTATCTACTAAAAGTTCCTGGTCTTCTTCGCCAATAGTTATATATCTTGGTACATCTTTCTTGCTCAAAATATTTCTTATCGATTTCTGCTTGGCGTTTTCAGGCAAATCTTCTTTTTTTATCCACCATAGGGCCGGTTGGAGTACGATCTTTTTCCATAAGATTCGGGGGCTAAATGAAAGTTGTTCACCGATATGCTCAAAATCCCTTGTTAAATACCGGGAGTATTGGTTGCCTATTTCCCAAAATAGTCGTCCTAATGGATGGCTAATATGACGGGGATGTATAGCGTGTTGGCTGATAGGAACAATTTTTTGTCTTGTCTTGATGTCACTGAGAATTACTTCATCCTCCCATATGGAAATACATATTCGATCTAAGGTGATTTCATTTTTTGAACTGGGCTGGGCCTGTAGATAATTAATGGTATAAGGAAGATAGTTTTTATGGAAAGATAAATTATTCACTACTTGAGTTTCCATTAATGGTAAATCTGCGTATATGATTTTTTCTGATCTACTTATGGGAGTTAGTTCAGAGTTTAAATACTTGCCTATCACCTGATGATGACTAAATCGCCCGACAAGTGAATGATTTTTATTGGTACTACAGGAATCGATGATGATTTGGTTTTTGAACCCAAGCCTATACAAAACACTTAGACTATAGTCACCAACTATTTCTTTTTTCTTAACTTCTGAATGGAGATCTATTTGTTTTAAAGACCTACTGTGTTTAAAAATTGATATTATACGATTGTTCAATTTTAACGTAGGATGATCTATCTCATCTGTTCTTCTCACATCAGTTTTTAAATACTCCATAATTGGATCACATTGTTTGATAAGGACTTGAATTGGGACAGTTTTATCATCATAATAGTGGAGAAATAATGATTTGAATTGCTGAAGTAGAAAGGATGTAGAAGGATCAAATATTGCACCCATTTCTTTCCTGATGTTATCAAGTTCGTCTTTAATAGATTGATGTTGGCATACTATTGTAGAAGTATAAGAGTTTAAAAAGGAACTCTTTTCACGGTTTCTTAGATTGGTGATGGATAAATAGGGGATGATCATGCCGGTGGCAATTATACCTTTCCAGACCTCGTGAATTTCTGATTCATCGATCTCAGGATCTATAAACCAAGATTGGAAGTCCTGAAATCCAATAACCTTATTAGAAATGCTGAACTTGTATACTTGATCGATTATTGGATTTCGTAAAACCCGGTATTCTTCCCACAGTTCACTGCCTTTATCAATGGACCAATAGATATAATGAGAGGAACTTTTCTTAATCGAGGCACTTAGGCAGTAGTGTTCATTTTTCCTACTCACCGAAATTGTATGTTTGATAGTCTCTGTTTCAGCTTTGATTATCCAAGGTCCTTTATTGTCACTCCATTCTCCTAAACCGACACTTGCCCAATGCCCAAAGGGAATTGGACGGTATCGACCCCGCTTAAGGTAATTATTAAAAGTTTGTTTTTCCTTACAGTTCAGTTCAGCATAAGTTTTATGCTTGATTTGTTCATAATATTCAGGAGAAGAATATTGGATGGCCTTTAAGATGTTGGTATAATTCCTTTGAATCTCACCATCATCAGTAATATCAAAATCTAAGAGGGGAAGTCGATAAATAAAGTCCATATTTCATTTATTTTGGCTTCCTAAGTCTATTGATAAAAAATAGTCCATAAAACCCCATAAGTACGCTTTTCTTTAAACAAAGCTTTTGGAGGGTTGGACAAGTGTTTTCACAGCTTGAATGAATTATGTGAAATGGTCCTAAAGCAGAAGTGAAACCAATAATAACTCTTGGAATCAAATCCTTTTTTGAATAAACCTTTGAAATATGACGTTTTCTTTCGATAAGAAAGAAAATAATTCCATTTAATATGATTTAAATTTATTAATTATTGCTTTTTAAGTGATCGATATTGTATTTCATTTCGTTGAGAATAAAAATACCCCAATTGGGGTATTTTATAACATGCTTATTTTTTTTTACTTGTGCTGTAGTCAATTTTTTTTATGTGTATCCGTAAGAGTGCACGTAATAAAATATGACAATACGTGTCATTAAATTTCAAGGTATCAGGATAGTTGTTTTCTTGCATAAAAACAAGAAAAGCTATGAACCTTATAGAATTTACGGGCCATTTCCCAGATGAGGAAAGTTGTGAACAATACATCAAGAAATACCGTGAGAAAAGCGGTATACGGTGCAAAAACTGTGAGAAGATAACCCGACACTATTGGTTTGCCAACGGCAGGTTTTTCGAATGCAGCAGTTGTCGGAGACGTTCTTCTCTTAAATCAGGGACGGTAATGGAAAACAGCAAGCTTCCGCTCCGTATCTGGCTATTGGCCATGCTGTTTATGTCGGCGACCAAGAAAGGGTTTTCCTGCCTTGAGCTCCAGCGGCAACTGGGGCTTAGCCGATATGAGACCACTTTCCGTCTGATGCACAGGATACGGTCAGCCATGGGACAACGAGATGAGCTTTATATCCTCAGTGACATGATTGAATATGACGAGTGTTATATGGAAACCGTACAGGAGAACCAGATCTTGGGTCAGCTTAAACGTGGAAAAGGCAGCCAGAAACAGACCGCAGTAGCGGTGGCGGCCGAATCGGTACCCTTGGAAGACCTGGATTCCGGGCAGAAAACAAAGCGCTGTGGCTATTTCAAAATGAGGGTCATGGACAAAGTGGACTGCGAGAGTGTCAATGCCTTTATCCGGGCCAATACCGTAGGGGATGTGGTACTGTTTACAGACAAGAACACGGCCTACTCGAAAATAGAGGAAGTGGTGGCCACCCATTTGGCCGTTCCATCGGGAAAGGAGTCCGTAAACGACACCTTAAAATGGGTACACAAAGCAATCAGTAATCTTAAAAGAACCCTGTTGGGGGTATATCACATGATAACTTATAAATATTTACAGAACTATTTAAATGAGTTTGTTTACAGATTGAACCGAAGATATTTTGGCAAAGGACTCTTTGAAAGGCTCGTTATTGCGGGCACTTACCCATACGTGCAGTAAAACGGATACACATAATTTTTTTAATGAAATATAGAATCATGGAATACCTTATTTTAAAAAATGAACTAGAAATAGCGAAAATTCCCATAGATGCTATTCTTTCATTGGAAGTAAATGATTATTTATTGACTTGCCGTACGGTTTGGAGCAGGGACTTTTGCTGTAGTAAAGCATTGAGTGAAATAGAGGGGCGGCTTCCAAGTCATTTTTTGAGGATCAATAGAAATACCATAGTTAACCTTAATAAAGTGCAGTTGGTCCATTTCAAAGAAAGGACCATCCGTATGAATGATCAATTGATCTATCAAATGTCCCACAGAAAAGTGAAAGTAATAAGAAAAGCAATCAATGAATATGAATCGAATAGGCTCAATTTTAGCGAATAAGAATTTGCTTCCAGAGGATGGTCTGGTAATTTTTGGGGAAGCGCGTAGTGGTACCACTTGGCTGATGGAATTGTTAAGTCATATACCCAATGCGATTATAAATTGGGAACCATTACATATTGAAAAAGGAGTGGTGCCAAAAGAATTTAATTGGGGAGATCGTCCTTATATTCCATCAGATGATAGGTATAAGGAATATGGAGATTTAATCAATGATATACTGTCCCTTCGAAAATATTCCGAATGGACCATTGGAAAGAATTCATGGGAAGGTATAGTAAATGGAAAGGTCGTTTTGACCAAGTTTGTCAGGGCCAATTTATTGATTCCTTGGATTTGTCAAAATATTAAATTCAGACATAAGCCCATATTGCTGTTGCGACATCCCATTGACACCTGCTTCTCACAGCTTAAGGCATTTGGAAGGGGAACAAACGACTATGGTGAAATTCCTTCAAGTATCCATAATGTCCGTTTTTTGCAAAAAAAGGAAATACTGAAAAATGCAAAGAATGATTTGGAGTACAAAATCATTCTTTGGTGTATCAACAATATGCCCCTGCTAGCAAACCCTGGTTTAAAGGATTTAGTAGAAGTTATCTATTATGAAGATTTAATCATAGACCCCCGGAAGCAAATCCGTTCTATTTTAGAGAGAGTTATTCCTAACGAAAATATTGCAGAAGTAATGTCATTGATTCCCTTTAGGGCTGCAAGCGAAACCAGTTTGAATGGACTAGACAGCAGTCCTTTAATGCAGCTTTACAAAAATATGGATGCCATTGATTATAGGCAAAAAGAGCGGATCCAAATTATTTTTGATCACTTTGGACTAGAGATGTATAATGCCTTTAGTCCATATAGAGTCTCTAGTAAAATTAAATTATAATAATACTTACATTCACAAGTTTAGGTATGACGTTTACGGGCTATCTAGGTACACTTTCCCATTTCCATAGGATTATTTAATAGGTTAGGATCGATAAATAAATTATTTAATCAAAACCATTTTTAAAATGAAAAAGAAAAGAACATTATCAAAAGTAGTAATGGCTGCTAGTGTTGCAGCTATGGGAGTGGGAGTTTTTCAAACGTTTGATGCGGAAGCACAAACTACAGGTGGAGGAGCAGGGTATATGTGTTGCGCATTTGATGGCCCTGGTTGTACTGATGAAACTGGACAGTATTTTTCTGAAGATAAAAAAATCGATCGAGATTTCCAGGGAGATTCTTGTGGTAATCATGAGGAATAATATTTTGGGACGAATTACTTTCGTCCCAAATTTCACGAATTTCATAACTTAAATCCTAAATGAATAATATCAATTTTAGTTCAACACTTTTTGTATTTGCGTTGTTAATAACAATCTTTTCTTGTGGTAAAGAAAATGAAGAGTCAAAATATTATAGATCTTTTGAATTCGAATCGGTTGATGATCCGATACATTTAAGAGCGAAAAAGTATAATTTTAAGGAATTGATAAACCCAAAAAAAATTGAGTTAAAAAATGAATTAATAATAATAGGAGAAAGTAGGAGGATTAATGATTATAATTCTCCGATTCATTTAATTGATAAACGTAATTTAAAATATTTTTCAGGAAAGGGAAAAATAGGCTTTGGGCCTGGAGAAATCTCTGATGCTTATGGGATCGATGCAAGTGGAGAAGATAGTGTATTATGGGTGTATTCATCACTCGAAAAACGGTTTTCCAAATTCAATATTTATGACAAAAAGCACCTTTCTGAGGATCAAATAAAACAAGCTGAGAATTTTTTTATGGCCACAGCAATGGCCTGGAGTTCGGATAGTTCAGTGGTATGTAGAATGGCGAATGACTCATGTAAATTTGTGGAGTTTAATATAGATGGAACACGCTTAGGTAGTTATGGCCTCTGGCAGGATTTAAATGTTGGAAAGGATCTAAACGATTTTAATATGGCAGAGCTGCATTTAGGATGGTTTAAAGGTAGTAAGAATCGTGATATTTTTGTTAATGCATCTTATTATAGAGATCATATTGAAATTTTTAATAGAAATGAAGGTATGGTCTACTCTGTTGATGGACCACGAAATGAAATTCCTGAATTTCATTTCGTATCAGGAGGAAAAGGAAAGTCATCAGTAATAATTATTGATGAAGAAAATCCAGTAGCTTACAGGGATATTTACATTGGAGAGCAGTATATATACGGTTTATATTCTGGATATACAAGAAAAGAGATGTTAAGAGAAGGCAAATTTGCTCAGGACATTTTTATATTTAATTTGAAAGGAGAATTTAGAAGCTCTTTTACTATTGATATACCAATAAGGGCTTTGGCGGTTGATGAGCAATCAAGAAAAATTTATGGAATAACAGCTGATGAAAATCCAGGAATTGCTGTTTTTGAAATGCCTAAATGATGGTCATTGGTGACCTGGCTTTATTATCAAATTATGAATTGTTAGAAGATAGGAGCGTGTATTCCGATAGATATTGGAAGCAAATTACACCCAGTTGGGATTTTCTCCTAGATCCCCGGAAGCAAATCCGTTCCATTTTAGAGAGAGTTATTCATTACGAAAATATTGCAGAAGTAATGTCATTCATTCCCTTTAGGGTTGCAAGCGAAACCAGTTTGAATGGACTAGACAGCAGCCCTTTAATGCAGCTTTACAAGAATATAGATGCCATTGATTATAGGCAAAAGGAGCGGGTCCAAATTATTTTTGATCACTTTGGACTAGAGATGTATAATGCCTTTAGTCCATATAGAGTCTCTAGTAAAATCAAATTATAATAATACTTGCACTCACGAGTTGAGGAGTGACATTCACGGGCTATTTAGATACACTTTCCCATTTCCATAGGATTATTTAATAGGTTAGAACCGATAAATAAATTATTTAATCAAAACCATTTTTAAAATGAAAAAGAAAAGAAATTTATCAAAAGTAGTAATGGCAGCCAGTGTGGCAGCTATGGGAGTAGGTGTATTTCATTCTATTGATGCGGAAGCACAAACTACTGGAGGAGGATTCGGTTATATGTGTTGCGCTTTTAATGGAGAAGGATGTATTGATGAATATGGGCAGTTTTTTATGTTTGATGAAAAAGTAGATCGAGACTCCCAAGATGATACTTGCACAAACCATGAACAAGAATAAGAAAAAAGGGGGAAACCCCTTTTTTCTTATTCTTCACTTTAAAGATTATTGTTGGTTAAATATATTGAAATGAAAAGCAATCATAAGACTCTTTTTTATCTTTTTGCGGTAATATTATCATTTGTGTTTTCATGCAAAAAAAATAATTCTAGCGATGAAAATAGGTTGAAAAAAGAATATACGTTAGAAGACGTTTCACAAAGACTTAATTTAAAAAGTAAAAAACATTATTTTTCCCAACTTAAAAGACCCATGCGGATTATTCTTAAAGGTGACTATTTGGTAATAGGTGAGCATAATCGAATTGACCCAAGTAATCCACCTGTACATATTATAGATACAAAAAACTGGGAATATGTAGGTGAAAAAGGAGTAATTGGTTTTGGCCCAGGAGAGATAACTGATGCCTATATGTTAGATGTTGGTAATGAAAAAGATTCTTTTTGGGTTTATAGTGCTACAGAGAAGAGATTTTCTGAATTCTTCCTAAATGATACAATTAAACTTTCAGAAAACCAGATTAAACAAGAGGGAAGTTTTTATATGGCAATATCTATGGTCTGGTCATCCGATTCGACTGTTATGTGTAGAATGGCCAATGATCCAAATAGGTTTGTAGAATTTAATATAAATGGGGATAGAATAAATGAATATGGAGACTGGACAAATGTATCTGTGCCTGGTAAATTAACTAATTACATGATGTGTGATTTGCATTTGAGTAGATTAAATAGCAACAATAACAAAGGTTTGTTTGTTGCAGCGGGAGTGAAAAGAGACAGACTTGAAATCCTAGACAAGAGAAATGAAGAAATAATTGTAGTCAATGGGCCAGTTAATAGATTACCTAGTTTCCATTTTACTAAAGGTGTAAACGGAGCCTCAACAGCTTTGATCATGGATAGAGATGAACCTTATAAGTACAGGGATGTTTTCGTTGGGGACAAATTTATTTATGCACTTTATTGCGGTAGGACCAATAAGGAAATTAATTCAACAGGTATAAACTCTACAGAAGTTTTTGTATTTGATTTAAAGGGGAATGTCATTTGCGAACTAAATCTTGACAGATCTCTACAAAACTTAGTTGTTGATGAAGTTAATAAGAAATTATATGGATTGACAACTGATAAAGATCCCGGAATTGCAGAGTTTGACTTTCCTTTTAATAAAATCACCCCTGTCACAGGTAGTTAAATTTAATTTTAATGATTAATTATCTTCATCTAAATTTTTCTTTTTCCGACCATTTGGGTTTGATAGACGGAAAAAGTTCGGCTGCTATTTACTTTTTCCTCGGTAAAAACAATTATTATTCAGAAGAGATATCATTTTCATTTTTAGAAGAACTCTTAGGACAAATAAACCAGAATATTTCACTGGACTATGGAAGTGGATTGGCAGGGATCGGTAGCCTTATCAATTACCTGCACAAGAAGGGATTTTTGGAAGAAAGTCCTATTAGGCTGTTTTCAGAACCAGAAGATACCCTGATAAAGGTGCTTTTTGGTGCCAGGTGCCGTGAAATTACCTTTTCACAGGGTTTGCCCGGAATAGGGATGTACTTTCTGTTTCGTCTTAAGGATAAAAGTTTTTCAGAAGATTCCTTTCAAGTTATGCGGTATAAAGAAGCGATCATTGCTTCCATTGACCAGCTGGATCACCTCATCAAGGGGATGCAAATCCAGGAATTAAATCAGTATGACCTCAGCATTTGGAATGGATGGAGTGGTGTCTATCTGTATCTGTTGCAAGTAGAACAGTTGGGATATATAAAAGAGAAAATAGCTGAACTGACGCATAAAGTAAGAAAGATCATCACAGATAAATTGGCCGAAGAAAAGGTGAGCTGGTTACAGCTGGAAGCCTGGTGGACACTCTTTCAAGAACCGAGTTCTTGGCAAAATGAAAAGATGGTGGCCCGAATGGAGATGTATATAGAGCATGTATCCAAGGAGCAAGTGGATTTTTATCAATCAGCTATTTATGCCTTGTTCTTGAACTTATTGGATAAAGCTACTGGGGCATTGGCTTTATCCAAACAGCTGGAGCAATACTCAAGAAAGACATTGGAAGAGATTCCTCTCAGCCGCCTTTTTCCCGCCGACCCTAGAACGGGAGCCATCCCTATGGGTTTGGAAAGGGGAGTAGTGGGTACTGCCCTTCCCCTACAAAGCTTGGAAACGGGCAACTGCGATTGGTTGGAACTTTTGGGAATGGGAGAAATGAAGAATGGAAAATTGAAGATTAAGAATGAAAAGCAGGCTGAGGACGTCTCCTAGCTTAGGGACATTGCGATCGTAGCGATAGCGAAGAGAAGCCTGCCTCCCGCCTGTCTTGCTGGTAGGCAGGGAGGGCAGGCAATCTCGTTGATAGAGAACGGGATCGCTTCACTTTGTTCGCGATGACGGTTCTATTCACACATGCTGTTTCTGAAGCCTGTCCTGAGCAAAAGTCGAAGCATTTACGCTGTTCCTGATTTGCAATCAGGAACTTCCCAATAACAGGAATTTAAACTCCTAAAATAGAAATTAAAAAAACCAATAAACACCTTGGAGAAAATAAACCTTAAAGACCTTAGCTTTCTAATACCTGTCCGGATAGACCATCCCGACAGACTATTTAATCTGGAAGTGATCATTGCATACCTTAGAAAGTATTTCGATACTTCCATTTGGATATGGGAGAATGATGTAAATCAAAAAGTTCCCAATTGGATCAAGGAAAATACACATTATCGCTTTGAGTCTTCTCATGAGGGGGTATTTCGGAGGACGCGTATCAACAACAAACTCATCAAAGCTTGCGATACACCCTTGGCGGTGCTTTATGATACGGATGTCATTATTCTCCCAAAGCAACTCATAAATTCGGTAGAAATGATTCGTCAGCAAGAAGCAAGGTTCTCATTGCCCTATGATGGAAGGTTTGTACAGGTGGACCGGTACCACAGAAAGCTGTTTGCGAAATTACTTGAGCCGGCTATTTTGATGGAAAGTTTGTCAGCTTTTGCGGTAGATACCTATCTCTCTGTGGGAGGATGTTTTATTTTTGATCGTGCAGCGTACCGTAAATGCGGGATGGAAAATGAAGGTATAGCAGGTTGGGGCCATGATGATGCAGAAAGGGTAAAACGCTTAGGAAAGCTGGGGCAAAGGATCTATCGCCCTGAAGGACCGTTATTTCATCTTTGGCATAAAAGAATGGCCAATTCTTGGTTTTATGATAATAATCAAGCTGTCAAGAGCAGTCAAACTTATCTCCAAACCTGTAAAGCAGATAAGGAAGAGCTGGAGTCATTAATCGAAAATTGGGAATGGATAAAATGTTAATTCAATTTAACCGAAAGGAGAGTGGGGACTGGAAGATATCAGTTTCCCTAGTTCCCATAGGTGTTTTTTGCTTATATGAAATAACTGATAGAGATCTATTAATGGTGCCGAATTTAAATACCTGTTGCACTTAAATGTTTCACATTTTAATGGTTTAGACAGTGAAACAATTCGACTACAAAACAATTCTACAACAATGATGAACAACACTTCACCCATCACACTCATCCTATTTTACTGCGGACAGAGGACTGGAAACTTTGGGGCAGGATCACATATTGGAAGTCTTTTACCTTTCATTAAAGAGGAGAGAAGTATTCGTTTCATAGTAATTCAAACAGATGATAAAGATGCTGAAAGGGTGGGGTTTGAAAAGATTGATGGCGTAGAGGTACTCCGTATTCCCCAGCCTGAAAACAAACTTTTTCTAGCTAGCGCTCAAGATTTTATACAACAGACTTACGCTAAACGACTAGTTGAAATCATATACCCCTACATCAAAGAGATCGATAATCCAGTGTTTTGGGTGAATTCCATCGATTACTTAAATGTGTGTTTTGAGCTAAAGGAACATTTAGATTGTCAGTTACTATATGTGCATCATGCCTGGAGCTGGAAGATTCACTATAATGTTTGCGATGAAGATTTTGTAAGAATTTACAGGAAGAATGGAAGCCCAAATGCCTCTACCGCAATAGAGTTTACCCGTTACCAGCAGGCCATAGCGATGTTAGCCGATCAAGTAGTGACTGTTACTGATCAAGCCAAAAGCTTTTTTACCCGGTATTTGGATGTCCCTACAGAAAAGGTAAGTACCATTTACAATGGGATAGATATGAAGTCCAGTTCCGGAAAGATTGATAAAAGTGCGCTCCGCAAACGGCTTGGAATACCTGAAGGAGAAAAAGTAATCCTCTTTACAGGAAGAATCAAGGCAGATAAAGGACTGGGCTATTTGCTGGAAGCTTTTAAGAAAGTGTTAGAAGTAGAGCCTACTTGTAGGTTGGTGCTGGTTGGGAAAGGAGATTTTGATGAGTTTATACCTTTGGTTTACCCGTACTCTACCAAGGTGACATTTACAGGCAAGCTACCAAAAGAAGAGGTCAATGACTGGTACCGTTTAGCTGACGTGGGTGTCTTGCCCTCCCTTCATGAGCAGTGCAGTTATACAGCAATAGAAATGCGTTTTTTCCAGATTCCCATTATTGTAAGCAGTGTGGAGGGGCTAGAGGATATGTTTAGACATGAGCACGATGCCTTGAAGTTGACCATTCATTATGATCAAGAAGGGAAGAAGACCCTTGATTCAGATGAAATAGCCAATAATATTCTCCGCTTGTGTAATGATCAAGAGCTTGGCATAAAATTGAAAAAGAATGGTTTAGAAGAAGCTGAGAACCATTTTACCTCCCATAAGATGTGGGAGCAATACTGGATGCTTTTACAAGAGATGCAAGGTACGCATATACCCCTCTCAGATAGAAATTTAGAATTATTAGGGAAGTAACCAATTTTTGATTTGTAATCATGTTCGATTTCAAAAAGAACTATCCAATAGGATGACAGTTAATTTTAAGATAGATAATGAGGTTTATCAAAATGGAATAAGAGCCCCACATGTCTTGGACCATGGTTTTGAAGTGATTTGCAAATCATAGGACTTTAGGATGGAATTGATTTTATAAGAACACAATATGAATGATCTAAATAAAGCAATATGGTTTTTTGGACTTTCAGGGGCAGGCAAAAGTACTTTAGCAAGTGCCCTCCATGAACATTTTAGAAAAGCAGGAGTCAGAAGTATTGTCTTGGATGGAGATAAAATAAGGAAAGGAATAAGTAGTGGTTTGGACTTTAGCAAAGAAGACAGAAGGGAAAATGTAAGAAGGATTGCGGAGGTTTGCCGCTTGATGTTGGAGGCGGAGGTGATTCCTATTGTGGCGGCTATTACACCGTTTGAAAAAGACAGGGATTATATTACAAGTATTTTAGGGAAAGATGTCATTGAATGGGTATTTGTAAACTGTCCTCTTCATATTTGTGAGAACCGTGATCCAAAAGGTTTATATAAAAAAGTCAGAAAAGGAAAGATAAAATCATTTACTGGAATAGACCAAGAATTTGAAATTCCATTTGGAGATGTGCTGAGCTTAAATACTGATAAAGAAAACGTAGAGGATTGTTTGCAGAAGATTTTATCGGTCTTATCTGTGAGCGTTGTAAGAAGATCATAAAAAATGCTTGCTTGAATTTATTTAAGGCATGAATGATGTAGCAAGACTTCAATATAAATAAGTAAGAACAAAGACACAATGGACCTAAAGCCAGCTCAGCGAACCTCAGTGATAACTTTGTGTCCTCTGTGGTTAAGTTTTCTAGCGTCTCGAATCTAGCGTCTAATATCTAAAATCTTACATCTCCCCAAAATTCCTTTTCTTTTACTTAATAATTTAGTTAATTAAGGTTTCGAAAGTTTTATATGAAATCTATGAAGTTAAAACCATATTTTTTACTGCCATTT is from Echinicola marina and encodes:
- a CDS encoding glycosyltransferase, producing the protein MMNNTSPITLILFYCGQRTGNFGAGSHIGSLLPFIKEERSIRFIVIQTDDKDAERVGFEKIDGVEVLRIPQPENKLFLASAQDFIQQTYAKRLVEIIYPYIKEIDNPVFWVNSIDYLNVCFELKEHLDCQLLYVHHAWSWKIHYNVCDEDFVRIYRKNGSPNASTAIEFTRYQQAIAMLADQVVTVTDQAKSFFTRYLDVPTEKVSTIYNGIDMKSSSGKIDKSALRKRLGIPEGEKVILFTGRIKADKGLGYLLEAFKKVLEVEPTCRLVLVGKGDFDEFIPLVYPYSTKVTFTGKLPKEEVNDWYRLADVGVLPSLHEQCSYTAIEMRFFQIPIIVSSVEGLEDMFRHEHDALKLTIHYDQEGKKTLDSDEIANNILRLCNDQELGIKLKKNGLEEAENHFTSHKMWEQYWMLLQEMQGTHIPLSDRNLELLGK
- the cysC gene encoding adenylyl-sulfate kinase; translation: MNDLNKAIWFFGLSGAGKSTLASALHEHFRKAGVRSIVLDGDKIRKGISSGLDFSKEDRRENVRRIAEVCRLMLEAEVIPIVAAITPFEKDRDYITSILGKDVIEWVFVNCPLHICENRDPKGLYKKVRKGKIKSFTGIDQEFEIPFGDVLSLNTDKENVEDCLQKILSVLSVSVVRRS